One genomic region from Epinephelus fuscoguttatus linkage group LG6, E.fuscoguttatus.final_Chr_v1 encodes:
- the LOC125890712 gene encoding lysosomal membrane ascorbate-dependent ferrireductase CYB561A3 isoform X1, with protein sequence MQQAGSSSSSCASTSDCFPLSHRNTAECGSETSTEAVKHEVRANNTPTEPSRMSAVLRFYVCYLLCLGLGLACIVCVCVWNSQWRGGFAWDGSSLQFNWHPVLMVTGLVVLYGIGAVVYRIPLTWGQNKLPWKLLHAALMFIALILSIVGLCAVFDFHNAKNTPNLYSLHSWIGIAATALFAIQWVVGLAGFLLPWSPVSLRALLKPIHVWMGGSILWLSIVACISGINEKLFFVLKGVQPYASLPPEAVLGNLLGVLIVAFGLVALKILSNHEWQRPDGSSQDLAYTPLLQEENE encoded by the exons atgcagcaggcTGGCTCCTCGTCCTCCAGCTGTGCCTCCACCTCTGACTGCTTCCCCCTCAGCCACCGCAATACAGCAGAATGTGGAAGTGAGACTTCAACTGAGGCAGTGAAACACGAAGTGAGAGCCAACAACACC CCTACAGAACCCTCCAGAATGTCAGCCGTCCTGAGATTCTACGTGTGCTACCTGTTGTGCCTGGGCCTGGGCCTAGCCTGCAtagtgtgcgtgtgcgtgtggaATAGCCAATGGCGTGGCGGTTTTGCCTGGGACGGTTCGTCCCTGCAGTTCAATTGGCACCCCGTCCTGATGGTAACAGGTCTGGTTGTGCTATACGGCATTG GAGCTGTGGTATACCGCATCCCCCTGACCTGGGGTCAGAATAAACTCCCCTGGAAGCTGCTGCATGCTGCGCTGATGTTCATCGCCCTGATCCTGTCAATTGTGGGGCTTTGTGCTGTGTTTGATTTCCACAATGCTAAAAATACTCCCAACCTGTACTCCTTGCACAGCTGGATTGGAATCGCTGCTACAGCTCTTTTTGCCATACAG TGGGTGGTGGGTTTGGCTGGCTTCCTCCTGCCCTGGTCACCTGTATCACTACGTGCACTCCTGAAACCTATCCACGTGTGGATGGGAGGCAGCATACTGTGGCTCAGCATTGTTGCCTGCATCTCTGGAATCAACGAAAAACTCTTCTTTGTTCT CAAAGGAGTTCAGCCATATGCTAGCCTTCCACCTGAGGCTGTGTTAGGAAATTTATTAGGAGTTTTGATCGTAGCCTTTGGCTTGGTCGCCCTCAAGATTT